One genomic window of Manihot esculenta cultivar AM560-2 chromosome 16, M.esculenta_v8, whole genome shotgun sequence includes the following:
- the LOC110603843 gene encoding glutathione hydrolase 3 isoform X1 — MERDSLQFQLLGSNQTSNYKDKSWRSKPLVFFFLCFFTISFVGLIIGGNFTPWVLRGKNFNQRIRANDAEIVESEQGVVAADDGRCSEIGASVLRQGGHAVDASVATALCVGVVNPMASGIGGGAFMIVRSSSTSKTQAFDMRETAPLAASKNMYANNIQDKYSGPLSIGVPGEIAGLHEAWLQHGRLPWRTLFRPAIKLARDGFIVAPYLALAIAHSGGKIMSDPGLQKVFAPNGKLLQAGDRCYNVELARSLEAIAEQGPQAFYNGTVGEQLVKDVRKAGGILTMKDLKNYKVEIGDAIAARVMGYTVHGMPPPSGAVGLLMVLNIFGSYGTSESARGNLGIHRLIEALKHMYAVRMNLGDPKFVDVQKYVSEMLSPSYAEKIRKMIVDNTTFLPDYYMNKWSQLRDHGTSHFCIVDAERNAVSMTTTINYGFGAGLLSPSTGIVLNDEMGDFSAPTEITPDALPPAPANFIEPNKRPLSSMTPVIVTKGDQLVGVLGGSGGMYIIPAVAQVFINHFILGMEPLTAVQSPRVYHKLVPNTVRYENWTVIDGDHIELADETKLFLRERGHQLEGKATGAIIQLVVQNLQNPVKVGRKNGRDSNKPQIFHGTLTAVSDPRKDGRPAAV, encoded by the exons ATGGAGCGAGATAGCCTTCAATTTCAACTTCTGGGCAGTAATCAAACATCTAACTATAAGGACAAGTCTTGGAGGAGCAAGCCTCttgttttcttctttctttgtttcttcACCATCTCAT TTGTAGGCCTTATAATTGGAGGCAATTTTACTCCCTGGGTATTACGAGGAAAGAATTTCAATCAGAGGATTAGAGCAAATGATGCTGAAATTGTGGAGTCAGAGCAAGGAGTTGTGGCTGCTGATGATGGCCGATGTTCTGAAATCGGTGCATCAGTGCTTAGACAAGGAGGTCATGCTGTTGATGCTTCAGTGGCCACAGCATTGTGTGTTGGAGTTGTTAATCCAATGGCTAGTGGAATTGGAGGTGGAGCTTTCATGATTGTCAGATCTTCATCAACTTCCAAAACTCAAGCTTTTGACATGAGGGAAACTGCTCCCTTAGCTGCTTCAAAG AACATGTATGCAAACAACATTCAAGACAAGTATTCAGGTCCACTGTCAATTGGAGTTCCTGGCGAGATTGCAGGCCTTCATGAAGCTTGGTTACAGCATGGACGTTTGCCTTGGAGGACTCTATTCCGGCCGGCAATAAAGCTTGCCAGAGATGGTTTTATCGTTGCTCCTTATCTCGCATTAGCAATAGCTCACAGCGGTGGAAAGATCATGAGTGACCCTGGGTTGCAGAAAGTGTTTGCACCAAATGGGAAGTTGTTACAAGCTGGTGATAGATGCTACAACGTGGAGCTAGCCCGGAGCCTGGAGGCGATTGCAGAACAAGGGCCACAGGCCTTTTATAATGGCACTGTTGGTGAGCAGTTGGTGAAGGATGTAAGAAAAGCTGGTGGGATATTAACAATGAAGGATTTAAAGAATTACAAGGTAGAAATAGGGGATGCGATTGCTGCAAGAGTGATGGGCTACACCGTGCATGGAATGCCACCACCAAGTGGAGCAGTCGGATTGCTTATG GTCTTGAACATCTTTGGTAGCTATGGAACTTCAGAGTCTGCAAGGGGGAATCTTGGAATACATCGGTTGATTGAAGCGTTGAAACACATGTATGCTGTCAGAATGAATTTGGGCGATCCTAAGTTTGTGGACGTTCAGAAATATGTGTCCGAAATGCTCTCTCCATCTTATGCCGAGAAAATTCGGAAAATGATAGTAGATAATACTACCTTTCTTCCAGATTATTATATGAACAA GTGGAGTCAGCTTAGAGACCATGGAACTAGCCATTTCTGCATTGTTGATGCAGAGAGAAATGCTGTATCCATGACGACCACCATAAATTATGGGTTTGGAGCTGGATTGCTCTCTCCTTCTACTGGTATTGTGCTAAATGACGAGATGGGGGACTTCTCAGCACCCACAGAGATAACCCCTGACGCTCTTCCTCCTGCTCCGGCAAATTTTATTGAACCCAACAAGAGACCCTTGTCTTCCATGACACCTGTCATTGTTACTAAG GGTGATCAGCTGGTGGGGGTCTTAGGAGGCAGTGGAGGAATGTACATCATTCCAGCAGTAGCGCAAGTTTTTATTAACCATTTTATCTTGGGAATGGAACCTTTAACTGCAGTTCAGAGTCCAAGGGTGTACCACAAG TTAGTACCTAATACTGTAAGATATGAGAACTGGACTGTGATTGATGGCGATCACATAGAGCTTGCTGATGAAACAAAGCTCTTCTTGAGAGAGAGGGGTCACCAATTGGAGGGTAAGGCAACCGGAGCTATAATCCAGCTTGTTGTTCAAAACCTCCAAAACCCTGTTAAAGTGGGGCGTAAGAATGGAAGAGATTCTAATAAACCCCAAATCTTCCATGGGACACTAACTGCAGTAAGTGATCCTAGAAAGGATGGGAGGCCAGCAGCAGTTTGA
- the LOC110603843 gene encoding glutathione hydrolase 3 isoform X2 codes for MASGIGGGAFMIVRSSSTSKTQAFDMRETAPLAASKNMYANNIQDKYSGPLSIGVPGEIAGLHEAWLQHGRLPWRTLFRPAIKLARDGFIVAPYLALAIAHSGGKIMSDPGLQKVFAPNGKLLQAGDRCYNVELARSLEAIAEQGPQAFYNGTVGEQLVKDVRKAGGILTMKDLKNYKVEIGDAIAARVMGYTVHGMPPPSGAVGLLMVLNIFGSYGTSESARGNLGIHRLIEALKHMYAVRMNLGDPKFVDVQKYVSEMLSPSYAEKIRKMIVDNTTFLPDYYMNKWSQLRDHGTSHFCIVDAERNAVSMTTTINYGFGAGLLSPSTGIVLNDEMGDFSAPTEITPDALPPAPANFIEPNKRPLSSMTPVIVTKGDQLVGVLGGSGGMYIIPAVAQVFINHFILGMEPLTAVQSPRVYHKLVPNTVRYENWTVIDGDHIELADETKLFLRERGHQLEGKATGAIIQLVVQNLQNPVKVGRKNGRDSNKPQIFHGTLTAVSDPRKDGRPAAV; via the exons ATGGCTAGTGGAATTGGAGGTGGAGCTTTCATGATTGTCAGATCTTCATCAACTTCCAAAACTCAAGCTTTTGACATGAGGGAAACTGCTCCCTTAGCTGCTTCAAAG AACATGTATGCAAACAACATTCAAGACAAGTATTCAGGTCCACTGTCAATTGGAGTTCCTGGCGAGATTGCAGGCCTTCATGAAGCTTGGTTACAGCATGGACGTTTGCCTTGGAGGACTCTATTCCGGCCGGCAATAAAGCTTGCCAGAGATGGTTTTATCGTTGCTCCTTATCTCGCATTAGCAATAGCTCACAGCGGTGGAAAGATCATGAGTGACCCTGGGTTGCAGAAAGTGTTTGCACCAAATGGGAAGTTGTTACAAGCTGGTGATAGATGCTACAACGTGGAGCTAGCCCGGAGCCTGGAGGCGATTGCAGAACAAGGGCCACAGGCCTTTTATAATGGCACTGTTGGTGAGCAGTTGGTGAAGGATGTAAGAAAAGCTGGTGGGATATTAACAATGAAGGATTTAAAGAATTACAAGGTAGAAATAGGGGATGCGATTGCTGCAAGAGTGATGGGCTACACCGTGCATGGAATGCCACCACCAAGTGGAGCAGTCGGATTGCTTATG GTCTTGAACATCTTTGGTAGCTATGGAACTTCAGAGTCTGCAAGGGGGAATCTTGGAATACATCGGTTGATTGAAGCGTTGAAACACATGTATGCTGTCAGAATGAATTTGGGCGATCCTAAGTTTGTGGACGTTCAGAAATATGTGTCCGAAATGCTCTCTCCATCTTATGCCGAGAAAATTCGGAAAATGATAGTAGATAATACTACCTTTCTTCCAGATTATTATATGAACAA GTGGAGTCAGCTTAGAGACCATGGAACTAGCCATTTCTGCATTGTTGATGCAGAGAGAAATGCTGTATCCATGACGACCACCATAAATTATGGGTTTGGAGCTGGATTGCTCTCTCCTTCTACTGGTATTGTGCTAAATGACGAGATGGGGGACTTCTCAGCACCCACAGAGATAACCCCTGACGCTCTTCCTCCTGCTCCGGCAAATTTTATTGAACCCAACAAGAGACCCTTGTCTTCCATGACACCTGTCATTGTTACTAAG GGTGATCAGCTGGTGGGGGTCTTAGGAGGCAGTGGAGGAATGTACATCATTCCAGCAGTAGCGCAAGTTTTTATTAACCATTTTATCTTGGGAATGGAACCTTTAACTGCAGTTCAGAGTCCAAGGGTGTACCACAAG TTAGTACCTAATACTGTAAGATATGAGAACTGGACTGTGATTGATGGCGATCACATAGAGCTTGCTGATGAAACAAAGCTCTTCTTGAGAGAGAGGGGTCACCAATTGGAGGGTAAGGCAACCGGAGCTATAATCCAGCTTGTTGTTCAAAACCTCCAAAACCCTGTTAAAGTGGGGCGTAAGAATGGAAGAGATTCTAATAAACCCCAAATCTTCCATGGGACACTAACTGCAGTAAGTGATCCTAGAAAGGATGGGAGGCCAGCAGCAGTTTGA
- the LOC110603844 gene encoding AP-4 complex subunit sigma has translation MGIRFILMVNKQGQTRLAQYYEWLTLEERRALEGEIVRKCLARNDQQCSFVEHRNYKIVYRRYASLFFLVGVDNDENELAILEFIHLLVETMDRHFGNVCELDIMFHLEKAHFMLEEMVLNGCVVETSKSNILAPIQLMDKSS, from the exons atgGGGATCAGATTCATACTAATGGTGAACAAGCAAGGGCAGACGCGTCTAGCCCAATACTATGAGTGGCTCACTCTTGAAGAACGCCGTGCCCTTGAGGGCGAAATCGTCCGCAAATGCCTTGCACGCAACGACCAACAG TGTTCCTTTGTCGAGCATCGCAATTACAAAATTGTTTACAGGCGCTACGCTTCATTATTTTTCCTGGTTGGTGTCGACAATGATgaa AATGAGCTTGCAATTTTGGAATTCATACATCTCTTAGTTGAAACCATGGACCGCCATTTTGGCAATGTG TGTGAACTAGACATCATGTTCCATTTAGAAAAGGCGCATTTCATGCTGGAGGAGATGGTCTTGAATGGTTGTGTTGTTGAGACAAGCAAGTCTAATATCCTTGCACCAATACAACTGATGGACAAATCATCATGA